The Armigeres subalbatus isolate Guangzhou_Male unplaced genomic scaffold, GZ_Asu_2 Contig423, whole genome shotgun sequence genomic interval atattttctatttaaattgtttttaaaatatttggttaagttgtacaagaaaaggttgtaatattagattaaatgtccaactttcattcgaaaccactcagcttgatgaatattttttatcagcatggtagaacaggtgtagcaaaagtccacgagacgcccctgcgcaaaggaataacaatcaataataaggagctgACAAATCGCATAGACGCACCCTAAGGGGTGCGCCAGAGTAGAATCGCCTACGCAACGTCGCGCGAAAATTGCACGCAAAtgaataacaatcaataataaggagctgtcaaaGTGTATAAACGCTTCACTTCGCATTTCGCGTCTACTCTAGCCGCACCCTAAACGGGacatgcgatgcgacgcgactcacgcaaGGGAATAACtattattatcaatgaactgtcaaaCTACACAGTTGCGTCACGTCGCATCGCACGGTCACTTCTATTCTGGCTTCACCCcaatacagaaaaaaaatctttgtattTTGAAACACGCCTTGATTGAGGAAATAAATAGAAATAGAGAcccacgcatttgcccggaataaggcaattaaGTTAATGATTCCTTATTTTAAAGCTCGCATTTTCCTGTATAGGGAGTTTTTAATATGTTTGTGCTACGCATGCGTTTGTCCATAATAATGCACaagaatataaaaatgagtAAATAATTCTTTCTTGAAAGGCACGAATTTTCCCGAAATAAGGTTAAcgaatgattccttcttttaaaatacgCATTTGCTCGGAAAAAGGCAAATTAGTGATACATTCTTTTGACTCACACATTTGCCTGAAATACGCCTTCTTTCAAATCACGCGTTTGCCCGGAGTATATCAAACAAgtggatgatgccttcttttgaaATATGAATTTACCCGCACTGATAAAAATCTACAGTTTcattgaataaaatttaaaaaaaatacaaatactgccgttacacgcataactgtcccatgtacataggaatccCAGGTTACTATAAGAGTTTGCCGGGAATAAAGTGAATCATAATTGAACGCTTCTAGAAAAACACTCATTTCGATATAATAaggtcattttttttcaatgactgatttaggcttataacgggtggcaactaaaaCATTGGAATGACTTCAACACTTTTCTATCAcaatcagtgttgtaaaatgtcatttgcattcgtttgcataattttcccagaactttttccagaagttaGCTATCAATTTATAAGGTATGACGAACCTATAGGCGTATAAATGTGCCTTCAACTTTGTCTGACAAGACATtgttgtaaatatgtaatctggggcgtgggaggtaaaatgtcattcaaatgacattatgtcaaatgacacgtgacattttggagagatttcactctccagcctcataTGTTAtgtttagagcaatgtacccttggacaagaatatagcactactcaatcgttatgagtacatctaaaattataaagtaaatttggcttctgaagaaagatATGATccaattagtcaaatgacatgcaaatgacattttacaagactGATCACaataataatgctttcacagaaaTAAGACTTCATGTAAATGAATCCTTACAATAATCCGCCGAAACAAGAAGTATTGCGGTACACTTAATCAAGCGAACCAAGACCATAagaaaagtaacattttaagcgtgaaaatgtttcgaaaactgtcatAGCATTTTTTGCTCAACTAAGCTCCATTGTATGCAAAGGTGATTGTAAGGCCAACCATGGACCATATTATGTTAATATTCATTAgtctaagtttgaagactaaggacaacactttgtataacataatatattatatcagattgaactgtacttatTTGTAGTTTTTTCTCAAGCCGTTCTTTTCATTCCAGTTTTTTGGTTGCCAAAATGTGTTTTCATCATTGCAGGAATCTTGTTAagggtatgaaaaaaaaatctgggatatggtgcattctggggaatggttttcggggaatgTTTCATTCTGGGgagtggttttctggggaatggttttctggggtatggttttctggggaatgttatagaatcattgaaattaatacattttcaaaaatgcattccaacaatttccaaacgcatttttcaccattcatcgacgtaatatgaaaggtaatACTCCCTAGTAGAAGTCAACTACATTGGAATGAtgattttttgagcttttcggtGCTTTTCGGAACGGTTTCTTTAGGTGGCCGATCACCCAATATCTTTGTAAGTGTACCATAAAAATTATCAACGCAAGATTAGTAGTTGTGAGAAACTTGAATACCAATCGACAAGATAGACGAAAATAACTccttttttgttaacatccgatTACCGTAAACATTGCATTAATGTGAACGATTTCAGTCCGAGTTGAACACAGGAATTCTCAATACTGTTTGACTATGGCATAAACTAACGAAATGTGTCCGAAAATCAACAGATTTGCTTTGATTTACGAcgatatttctcgggtacttattcaaaaggacgtatgtgattttgtaaacaaagattcaaacgtcgatatgaccaatctgatagcactcccctGCAAACCAACACTACCAACAGGTAgtcgaaggcttcccctacctgtctgtgagGATAATTCGCGGTGaaacgacgtttgaatctttgtttgcaaaatcacatacgtccttttgaataagtacccgagatttatgttttattttttcatgatgcTATAGCTGATTATGTTCACATCTTGCGAcattgttgccagctgttcgAACACACAAATAGcataattgaaatttactgcgttttctttttgatttttcaagacGTCCCAAAGTAGGATAATGAAGATATAATTATGACATTAATAGATAACTGGTTGGAAtgagatttattattttttcgatattttacatATTTTCGCTGCCGACGACGAGCAACCGACGACGTCGTTAGCATGCGTGGCGGGAGGAGGAAATTTTTTCACTCAGTTTTATTTTGATTGAATCGACGCTAAATGAGCACTATATGGTttgataatttatcaatgtGTAGATTAAGATTCTAACATAGTTCTAATACTTTTTCTAGTATAATCAGATGTGGTTCTTTCAATCACAAACAAACTACATACTCCGTGCTAATTGGAGTGAGAAAGTGGGTATTTGTAAGATTGTGTTGGTGAGCCGCTCAGCAGCCATGAACCATTGCATCATGACGtcattgacatttttttaaccGTGTTCAAATGGCGAGTGAAGTTTAAtgagggcaatgtttacattttttatagGTATGGAGTTTTTGGCTCGTGCAATCGTCTATTCTGAATGACACCGTAAGAGGCCTTAACTGACTCCAATATTCATACCCAGAAGTCAAAGTATTGCCTTCTAGTACAATTGTGATGTACGCGAAAGGCATAAAAATATAGCAAAACTCACCTATCACTTCAGAAGTTTCCGACTGTGCTTCTTCCTCTGCGCCTTCCATCTCCTGGTCCTCCGCTTGTTCATCCTGCTCTTCAACGTCCGACAagtttacttcttcctcctcttcttcctcttcttcgaCGTCATTAATAAAATCACTGTCACTTTCTTCTTTCCTAATTGTTGGGGTCTTCGTTGTTCGAACCAATTTCCGCACTAGCTGCTTTTTACCCTGAGCTAACTTTTTCCTATCATGGATCTGCTTTGTTTTCACTTTcagtacttcttcttcttcctcttcttcactATCAACATCATCATTTCCGGAATCTGCCTCTTCATCCTCTTCCTCTTCACCactttcttcctcttcttctgcTGCTACTTCGTCTTCACTCTCCTCCGCCTCATTACCACtaccgtcttcttcttcttcctcttcatcGTCTTCTTTTTCCACTTCTTCCGGTTTTTCAACACGGACTGTCTTATCCCGCGCCTTGACGTCGGGTGGTTTCTTAACACCGTTACTACTAAATCCATTTGCCCCTGGTGATATCCCGCATGAGTTGCGATTGTCGCTTCCGCAGAATATCCATCATCGGTTTGGTGTACCCTTTGATGTAGTCTTCGCTCTCTATGTAGTCCAAAGCGTTCGACGTCTTGTTTTCGAGCTCGCGAATCGCGTACGTCGGATTGCCGCTATATTTAATCACAACCTCTTCTATCTGATCGGCCCGCTCGAATTCCTTCTCCGCCCGCTCGCGTGCAATTTGGTCCGGATCGGTGCTGAGGATGTCGGACCAGCAGAATTTCTTCTCTTTCTTGGCGGTAGAGCAACCTTTTGTTCCGTTCACTTTCCCGTCGGCCGGAGTTCTCGTGCTGTCTCGTTTGGAGCGAAGATTCTTCGGCGATGTGGTTTTGTTGTGCAGAGTGCTTTCACGGTACGGGAGCACCCCCAACTTCATCAACGATTTGACGTGGTTGATTTTGTTGGTGGATTCCGCCTCGTCCTGTGTGGTAAGTTTCTGACTGTGTTTGACGATGTCTTCGATTACGAGTTTGAGGCGAGACTTGGGTTTGTAGCCCAGTCGCAGCAGCTCCTGGAAGAACAGGGACCGAAGATAGTCGTAGTCCGGTCGCTCGTCGTACGTCAATCCGCCGACGTAGTGCAGGAAGTCGCCGAGATATTTGGGACAGTCTTCACCGTAGATGGTTTTGAGCATCTCCCGAACATCGGTCATGAAGTACTCCTTCATGCGGTGCACCTGTTCCGGCTGGTTGAGCATTTTTTCGTCCTTCCATGGGAGAAATCCACGGCTCCAGAAAATGAGATTGTAACTGAGGAGAAagaacatgatttcataataaGTAAGTTTTTGTAATTAATTATGCAAATGTATTGAAGAGTTGCCTTGTGAGTTTCTGATTGCCGACTCTTTCAACTTACCCCAAACACTCCAAATCGCTTCGCCTCGCATGCGCACCCATATGCGCATCCCGGGAAGTGAACTCCAGCGTACCATCATGGGCACGTCGCTGGTCCATGAAGAACGGTCGGTGCTGCCCCGTGCTGTCCATGAACTTCGACGCCAAACCGAAATCAATCAAATGAATTCGTTCTTCGGTTTTACCGGTGGGAGTCTGTTTGTGCTTCTTTTTGTCATCCTCTTGCTTGCCGTTCACTTTAAACGTTGACCCATTTTGACTGATCTGCACGtcaatttgcttaaaatttTCACCCACATTTTTACTCGTAATGCGATAAAAGAATGATTTGCTGCTATCTCCATCCTTCTTTCGCTTGCGTTTGTTGTTTCTGTTCTTCGTATCCTCATCGTCACTGTCATCCCGGTACACGATGTTCTTCAGCGGACGCAGATAGTGCGACTTCACCATATTCTGGTAGGTCTCCGACTCGGCAACTCCATTTCCCCGGCAGGACCGCACCGGATTCGATCCACTGAACTCGACTGCCTTCTTCACCATAACCGTCGGCGTCGAGGTAAGCAAACCATTATATCCTTCACCATCGGGTGCAGTCTTTTTGGGAGCTGGCAATTGGTCAACTTTAGGAGTAGAACTTTGGATCACGAGTCTTGCGCTCTTGACGTTGTCCAACTCCGAAATGGGAACCTTCCCTATCATCAAATTTTCCGCTTTGATGTCCGAATGCACGTATCCCTTGTCGTGTAAATGCTCCAGGACGTCCAATATCTGACAAGCAATGATTGGAATACTTTTCGGATCGACCCGTCTGTTTCGGATCAACGAGTGCAGATCCCTTTGGTAGCGTTCCAGGATCAGAAATCGATATCGCTCATCCTTGAAGTAGTGCGACCCGGATGCGATGTATTCCGGCATGCCCGGGGGAATGGGACTGGTGTCTGTGAAAGAGAAAACCATATAATTTAATTGTTTTAACAGTTGTTTGGTTCACTTAATAAAGACATCAAACAAAAGACGTGCGAAATATGCAATCCTGGAGTGATTATAATTAAAATATATAACA includes:
- the LOC134204146 gene encoding LOW QUALITY PROTEIN: uncharacterized protein LOC134204146 (The sequence of the model RefSeq protein was modified relative to this genomic sequence to represent the inferred CDS: inserted 1 base in 1 codon; deleted 1 base in 1 codon) — encoded protein: MGKRHAVEIENHLYETPQKRQKVSFETPTSCSPALNVSFQLTREFVDGTVLTDLSLKDWRIGKPIGKGSFGEIFLASDNITKPVTSDNAKYVVKIEPHSNGPLFVEIHALLNTAKRTDTSPIPPGMPEYIASGSHYFKDERYRFLILERYQRDLHSLIRNRRVDPKSIPIIACQILDVLEHLHDKGYVHSDIKAENLMIGKVPISELDNVKSARLVIQSSTPKVDQLPAPKKTAPDGEGYNGLLTSTPTVMVKKAVEFSGSNPVRSCRGNGVAESETYQNMVKSHYLRPLKNIVYRDDSDDEDTKNRNNKRKRKKDGDSSKSFFYRITSKNVGENFKQIDVQISQNGSTFKVNGKQEDDKKKHKQTPTGKTEERIHLIDFGLASKFMDSTGQHRPFFMDQRRAHDGTLEFTSRDAHMGAHARRSDLECLGYNLIFWSRGFLPWKDEKMLNQPEQVHRMKEYFMTDVREMLKTIYGEDCPKYLGDFLHYVGGLTYDERPDYDYLRSLFFQELLRLGYKPKSRLKLVIEDIVKHSQKLTTQDEAESTNKINHVKSLMKLGVLPYRESTLHNKTTSPKNLRSKRDSTRTPADGKVNGTKGCSTAKKEKKFCWSDILSTDPDQIARERAEKEFERADQIEEVVIKYSGNPTYAIRELENKTSNALDYIESEDYIKGYTKPMMDILRKRQSQLMRDITRANGFSSNGVKKPPDVKARDKTVRVEKPEEVEKEDDEEEEEEDGSGNEAEESEDEVAAEEEEESGEEEEDEEADSGNDDVDSEEEEEEEVLKVKTKQIHDRKKLAQGKKQLVRKLVRTTKTPTIRKEESDSDFINDVEEEEEEEEEVNLSDVEEQDEQAEDQEMEGAEEEAQSETSEVIGKPRKIRRRQLISESSDHKDSDFNDQETSEYGSRDSRGRWKPCRRTRLNRDRSKSDHQPYSKANAGSNKKVPVIARNNNNNNNNNHHHHHHQKPYYGDVDDSSHDAPLQRHERQQQKYRLMKRRKSGLRERIRPTARSINYQDDLHQKKCRKTSTKRYSDDEDYCQVDESSCSSTHSSVSASSAVSAGSNFSDYAAPKRKSSRKRVIQTFSNSSRSVLSSNSRSSSVNNVAVNCGVXATNGHGLYSGRRVYPDDEDDFFDDDDTRDMDYNPVKRKPARKLITPRKKRNGESKGAAEAAERVSTTVNNTAAGSTTNSATTTGAIKSGVVAGLRGRRDHTIRAYTRG